A genomic window from Cumulibacter manganitolerans includes:
- a CDS encoding TAXI family TRAP transporter solute-binding subunit — translation MMLTRTRLSAVALASSVALVVTGCGGGKQKTESKAASDGSISCEFSDGQLSMATGNSTGVYYLLGGGIANLLTEKSGGKLKVTAAETGASVQNIQQIVTGDYDIAFSLADTAADAVNGKGAFEGKKADIKALASTYANYTQVVVRKDAGIKSIADMKGKKISTGSPKSGTEVIATRLLQTAGINIDSDLTAQRLDLTKTIDGMKDGSLDGFVWSGGLPTPALTDLFTSKGDAVEFLDIMPALKKMQEINEVYAEGTIPKATYNLPADVKTIVVPNLLVVSADFPDSNACAITKTIFENKADLAKVHPSANEFDPKKAVETDPVPLNDGAKKALEDLG, via the coding sequence ATGATGCTCACCCGAACCCGCCTGTCAGCCGTCGCGCTGGCCAGCTCCGTCGCCCTCGTCGTCACCGGTTGCGGCGGCGGCAAGCAGAAGACCGAGTCGAAGGCCGCATCCGACGGGTCGATCTCGTGCGAGTTCTCCGACGGCCAGCTGTCGATGGCGACCGGCAACTCGACCGGCGTCTACTACCTCCTCGGCGGCGGTATCGCCAACCTGCTGACCGAGAAGTCCGGCGGCAAGCTCAAGGTCACCGCGGCCGAGACCGGCGCGTCGGTGCAGAACATCCAGCAGATCGTGACCGGCGACTACGACATCGCGTTCTCCCTCGCCGACACCGCGGCCGACGCGGTCAACGGCAAGGGCGCGTTCGAGGGCAAGAAGGCCGACATCAAGGCCCTGGCCTCGACGTACGCGAACTACACCCAGGTGGTCGTGCGCAAGGACGCCGGCATCAAGTCGATCGCCGACATGAAGGGCAAGAAGATCTCGACCGGCTCGCCGAAGTCCGGCACCGAGGTCATCGCCACCCGCCTGCTGCAGACCGCGGGCATCAACATCGACAGCGACCTCACCGCGCAGCGGCTGGATCTCACCAAGACCATCGACGGCATGAAGGACGGCTCGCTCGACGGCTTCGTGTGGTCCGGCGGCCTGCCCACGCCGGCGCTCACCGATCTGTTCACGTCGAAGGGCGACGCGGTGGAGTTCCTGGACATCATGCCGGCGCTGAAGAAGATGCAGGAGATCAACGAGGTGTACGCCGAGGGCACCATCCCGAAGGCGACGTACAACCTGCCGGCCGACGTCAAGACGATCGTGGTGCCCAACCTGCTCGTCGTGTCGGCGGACTTCCCCGACAGCAACGCCTGCGCGATCACCAAGACCATCTTCGAGAACAAGGCCGACCTCGCCAAGGTGCACCCGTCGGCCAACGAGTTCGACCCGAAGAAGGCGGTCGAGACCGATCCGGTGCCGCTGAACGACGGCGCGAAGAAGGCGCTGGAGGATCTCGGCTAG